One region of Hydrogenobaculum sp. Y04AAS1 genomic DNA includes:
- a CDS encoding 3-dehydroquinate synthase II yields MEEKEFILWSKEKNAITTALESGVKAIIVESEEEAKNVSKLGKIETWILGEDIEYIKILNKEDELRAAKSPKKVLVETTDWTIIPLENIIAQKEDVYVIVKSEEEAKTALNILEKGVKGVVLKDPDLNLIKKISNVVEPKEKLNLVEAEILRVLPVGMGDRVCVDTTSIFKKAEGMLVGNSSGGMLLVAAETEENPYVASRPFRVNAGAVHMYIKAPNNKTIYLCEAEAGKPVMVYDKNGNGRTVYVGRAKIERRPMLLVEAISNGKKLSAVLQNAETIRLVKPDGELISVVELKKGDKVLGYIEQEGRHFGMKVDETITEK; encoded by the coding sequence ATGGAAGAGAAAGAATTTATATTGTGGTCTAAAGAGAAGAATGCTATCACAACCGCTTTAGAGTCTGGCGTAAAAGCTATAATAGTAGAATCAGAAGAAGAGGCAAAAAACGTAAGTAAGTTAGGTAAAATAGAAACGTGGATATTGGGAGAAGATATAGAGTATATCAAGATTTTAAACAAAGAAGATGAGCTAAGGGCTGCTAAATCACCAAAAAAGGTACTAGTAGAAACCACAGATTGGACTATAATTCCGTTGGAAAATATCATAGCCCAAAAAGAAGATGTATATGTTATAGTAAAATCCGAAGAAGAAGCGAAAACCGCCTTAAACATATTGGAAAAAGGTGTAAAGGGTGTCGTTTTAAAAGATCCTGATTTAAATCTTATAAAAAAGATATCAAACGTAGTGGAACCAAAAGAAAAATTAAACCTTGTAGAAGCTGAAATCTTAAGAGTGCTACCAGTAGGCATGGGAGATAGAGTGTGCGTAGACACAACTTCTATATTTAAAAAAGCAGAAGGTATGCTGGTGGGCAACTCTTCGGGTGGAATGCTTTTGGTGGCGGCAGAAACAGAAGAAAACCCTTACGTTGCTTCAAGACCTTTTAGGGTGAACGCTGGTGCTGTACATATGTATATCAAGGCTCCCAACAACAAAACTATATACTTGTGTGAAGCAGAAGCTGGAAAACCTGTGATGGTGTACGATAAAAACGGCAACGGAAGGACAGTTTACGTAGGAAGAGCAAAGATTGAAAGAAGACCTATGCTTTTAGTAGAAGCTATCTCAAACGGCAAAAAACTATCAGCGGTGCTTCAAAACGCAGAAACTATAAGGCTTGTAAAACCAGACGGAGAACTTATATCTGTGGTAGAACTAAAAAAAGGTGATAAGGTGTTAGGATATATAGAACAAGAAGGAAGGCATTTTGGTATGAAGGTAGACGAAACCATCACAGAAAAATGA
- the speE gene encoding polyamine aminopropyltransferase, translated as MKDVYFMERDPYAPIRHCYGISKILYEGKSKYQEIQVVESHYFGKILILDGVVQFTEKNEFFYHEMLTHPVMFAHKNPQNVLIIGGGDGGILREVLKHKSVKKAVLVDIDKDVVEVSKKFFPTVACSMDDPRAIILNEDGFKYIQDYKNEFDVIIVDSTDPVGFAHVLTTEEFFKYVFEALKEDGIYVGQSESLHYHLDIVVRFQKALKKSFPIVDLYTTVIPVYAGYWWSFSVGSKVYNPREISREVDVETRFYSDEIHKNAFLPPNFYQKILNGNFKY; from the coding sequence ATGAAAGATGTATATTTTATGGAGAGAGACCCTTATGCACCTATAAGACATTGTTATGGCATAAGCAAAATCCTTTACGAAGGCAAGTCAAAATATCAAGAGATTCAAGTAGTAGAGTCCCATTACTTTGGTAAAATATTGATACTTGATGGTGTAGTGCAATTTACAGAAAAAAACGAATTTTTCTATCACGAAATGCTAACTCATCCTGTAATGTTTGCTCATAAAAATCCCCAAAATGTGCTAATAATAGGTGGAGGAGACGGTGGCATCCTAAGAGAGGTTTTAAAACACAAGTCTGTAAAGAAAGCTGTATTGGTGGATATAGATAAAGATGTAGTAGAAGTGTCTAAAAAGTTTTTCCCCACCGTCGCTTGTTCGATGGATGATCCTAGAGCTATCATACTAAATGAAGATGGTTTTAAATACATTCAAGACTATAAAAATGAGTTTGATGTTATCATAGTAGACTCTACAGATCCTGTTGGTTTCGCACATGTACTTACCACAGAAGAGTTCTTTAAATATGTGTTTGAAGCTTTAAAAGAAGATGGTATATACGTTGGACAATCTGAATCTTTGCACTATCATCTTGATATAGTTGTGCGTTTTCAAAAAGCTTTGAAAAAAAGCTTTCCTATAGTAGACCTTTACACCACCGTTATACCAGTATACGCTGGGTATTGGTGGAGTTTTTCAGTGGGTTCCAAAGTTTACAATCCACGAGAAATATCAAGAGAAGTTGATGTAGAAACGAGATTTTACTCAGATGAAATACACAAAAACGCATTTTTGCCACCAAACTTTTATCAAAAGATTTTAAACGGTAATTTTAAATATTGA
- a CDS encoding aminotransferase class I/II-fold pyridoxal phosphate-dependent enzyme, with amino-acid sequence MFKHIKPFIVMDILKKTSSFEDAIHLEIGEPDLAPSPNVLKHLQKAVNSGYFGYTEAKGLKALRDAISTYYRNFYNIEISSERIIITTGSSGAFSLIFGLLEEKNIALQDPGYPCYENIAYAFDKNIVKIPVFKDTSFQITKEHLKNVEFDLLLISSVSNPTGVVYSEDNLQDIIEFCEANKKIFVCDEIYHGLTYDKSIKTALSYSDNIFVINSFSKFFCMPGFRIGWIIVPERYIEDIERLSQNMFISAPTLSQYAALGAFDYEYLNFVRNTFKQRRDFFYEDLKNIFNIPVKPEGAFYIWADISKYNIPSKEFCDFLFEKTRVAITPGIDFGTNQTDRFVRFSFAKDIAYLKEAISRIKNVL; translated from the coding sequence ATGTTTAAACATATAAAACCATTTATCGTAATGGACATTCTAAAAAAAACATCATCTTTTGAAGATGCAATCCATCTTGAAATTGGAGAGCCAGATTTAGCACCATCTCCAAACGTTTTAAAACATCTTCAAAAAGCCGTAAACAGTGGATATTTTGGTTATACTGAAGCAAAAGGCTTAAAAGCCCTAAGAGATGCTATATCAACTTACTACAGAAATTTCTACAACATAGAAATATCATCAGAAAGAATCATCATAACTACTGGTTCTTCAGGAGCCTTTTCTTTGATATTTGGGCTTTTAGAAGAAAAAAACATAGCCTTACAAGATCCAGGTTATCCTTGTTACGAAAACATAGCTTACGCTTTTGATAAAAATATAGTAAAAATACCTGTTTTCAAGGATACAAGCTTCCAAATCACAAAAGAGCACCTTAAAAACGTTGAATTTGATTTACTTTTAATCTCTTCAGTTTCGAATCCCACTGGTGTTGTATACAGCGAAGATAACCTACAAGATATAATAGAATTTTGTGAAGCAAATAAAAAGATCTTTGTATGCGATGAAATATATCATGGACTTACTTATGATAAAAGCATAAAAACTGCTCTTTCTTACAGCGATAATATCTTTGTAATAAATAGTTTCTCTAAGTTCTTTTGTATGCCAGGATTTAGAATAGGTTGGATTATAGTACCAGAACGATATATAGAGGACATAGAAAGACTATCTCAAAATATGTTTATAAGTGCTCCTACTCTATCCCAATACGCTGCCTTGGGGGCTTTTGACTATGAATATCTCAACTTCGTTAGGAATACTTTTAAACAAAGAAGAGATTTCTTTTACGAGGATTTAAAAAATATATTTAACATACCAGTAAAGCCAGAAGGAGCTTTTTATATATGGGCAGATATATCAAAATACAATATTCCATCGAAAGAATTTTGCGATTTTCTGTTTGAAAAAACAAGGGTAGCAATTACACCTGGAATAGATTTTGGTACCAATCAAACCGATAGATTTGTAAGATTTTCTTTTGCAAAGGATATAGCATATTTAAAAGAAGCTATATCTCGCATAAAAAACGTGCTATAA
- a CDS encoding SurA N-terminal domain-containing protein: protein MFEFIRKHKETFAILSGIVTAAFFLWNFAAGNITSLFHSSENCIAKANGDCISIADFRRVAMGTNQQMTPILKQEILNSLIDDDLLYEQAKKEGFLVSDKEVADIISQDPSFQVDGKFNFDRYKAVLAEAGYTPETYESYIKKQLTIQKYTLFVTNASYVSDIELNAANMINNTLLSGKAYIIDPNSVNINYTPTEQEIEDYYNKHKDEFKIVNPSSIIYWETTDKNKAREIYMALKSGKIPPGFKAFDEKTMSKTFGAVVKALNPQNPVLVGNVGNNIYIFTYQSTKNAAIMPLSQAKNQVIQDLIMEKKILALKDFAKNIYNNLKAKKPVSIKPVAFNNLPLSKISTMVDIKSSDIVPMVTEKTPAFFGPYVSASGSAYVIIEVDSRSIKNQQNPEQTFVQLISLKANVLMNYLIKDLRAHAKIDINKSLYNNL from the coding sequence ATGTTTGAGTTTATAAGAAAACACAAAGAAACGTTTGCTATCTTATCAGGTATAGTAACAGCAGCTTTTTTCCTGTGGAACTTTGCGGCTGGTAACATTACGTCTTTGTTTCATTCATCAGAAAACTGCATAGCAAAAGCAAATGGTGATTGCATAAGTATAGCAGATTTTAGAAGAGTAGCCATGGGAACCAACCAACAAATGACACCCATATTAAAGCAAGAGATTTTAAATTCTCTCATAGATGATGATCTTTTATACGAACAAGCCAAAAAAGAAGGCTTTTTAGTATCCGATAAAGAAGTGGCAGATATAATATCTCAAGATCCTTCTTTCCAAGTGGATGGAAAATTCAACTTTGATAGATATAAAGCTGTGTTAGCAGAAGCCGGATATACACCAGAAACCTATGAATCCTATATAAAAAAGCAACTTACCATACAAAAATATACCTTGTTTGTCACAAACGCATCTTATGTTAGCGATATAGAATTAAATGCAGCTAATATGATAAACAACACACTTTTATCTGGGAAAGCCTATATAATAGACCCAAACTCTGTAAACATAAACTATACACCAACAGAACAAGAAATAGAAGACTATTACAACAAACATAAAGATGAGTTTAAAATAGTAAACCCATCATCTATAATATATTGGGAAACCACAGACAAAAATAAAGCAAGAGAAATATACATGGCTCTTAAATCTGGTAAAATACCACCTGGTTTCAAAGCTTTTGATGAAAAAACAATGTCAAAAACTTTTGGTGCAGTAGTAAAAGCCCTAAACCCGCAAAATCCTGTGCTAGTAGGAAACGTTGGTAACAACATATACATCTTCACATATCAAAGTACAAAAAACGCTGCTATAATGCCGCTTTCTCAAGCAAAAAACCAAGTGATCCAAGATTTAATAATGGAAAAAAAGATATTGGCTTTAAAAGATTTTGCTAAAAATATATACAATAACTTAAAAGCTAAAAAACCTGTAAGTATAAAGCCTGTAGCATTTAACAACCTACCTTTATCTAAAATATCTACAATGGTGGATATAAAATCTTCCGATATAGTGCCGATGGTTACAGAAAAAACACCTGCATTCTTTGGTCCCTACGTCTCCGCTAGCGGTAGCGCTTACGTAATAATAGAAGTGGACTCAAGAAGCATAAAAAATCAGCAAAATCCCGAACAGACATTTGTTCAATTGATAAGTCTAAAAGCAAACGTTTTAATGAATTACCTTATAAAAGATTTAAGAGCTCATGCCAAGATAGATATAAACAAGAGCTTATACAACAACCTTTAA
- the rpe gene encoding ribulose-phosphate 3-epimerase: protein MKYLAPSILSANFWNLGKDIEATLKGGADIIHFDVMDGAFVPNITVGPYVLECLKEKLPNVTFDAHLMINNPDAYIKEFVEAGASMVSVHIENVPHIHRTVELIKTLGAKAGVAINPGTSLDSIDEIVHYADYILLMSVNPGFGGQSFIDRSIVRAKSLKQRILEKGLNCLVEMDGGLKFNNLHLVKEYVDIFVIGSGIFKEKDIESITRKIKDFISNV, encoded by the coding sequence ATGAAATACCTTGCTCCTTCAATACTTTCTGCTAATTTTTGGAATTTAGGTAAAGATATAGAAGCTACATTAAAAGGCGGGGCAGATATAATACATTTTGATGTAATGGACGGGGCTTTTGTACCAAATATCACAGTGGGACCTTATGTTTTAGAATGTTTAAAAGAAAAATTGCCAAATGTCACTTTTGACGCTCATCTTATGATAAACAATCCAGATGCCTATATAAAAGAGTTTGTAGAAGCTGGAGCATCTATGGTGTCTGTTCACATAGAAAACGTACCTCATATTCATAGGACTGTTGAGCTGATAAAAACCCTTGGAGCAAAAGCCGGTGTTGCCATCAATCCCGGTACATCTTTGGATAGCATCGATGAGATTGTGCATTATGCCGATTACATACTACTTATGTCTGTAAATCCTGGTTTTGGTGGTCAAAGCTTTATAGATCGTTCAATTGTTCGTGCTAAAAGCTTAAAACAAAGAATTTTAGAAAAAGGTCTAAATTGTCTTGTAGAAATGGATGGTGGATTGAAATTTAACAATTTGCACCTTGTAAAAGAATATGTCGATATATTTGTTATAGGCTCCGGCATATTTAAAGAAAAAGACATAGAATCCATCACTAGAAAAATAAAAGATTTTATAAGCAATGTTTAA